The sequence GCAGGTACTGGTCATCAGCGCTTGCCAGGTTGATCTTCTGATTTCCAAGGTTGTCGCCGGACTCCGCAAAAACTTCTTCACCCGAATCAAGGTCCAGCACAACAAGCCCTGTCTCCGATGAGAACAAATGCTTACTTACTATGGTAACAACATCGTTTGCCCCTAGCCGCACTTGCATGTCTTTGCTTTCCGAGGCTGCGGGGATTGCAGTTTCGGCAGTAATAATCTCACCCGGGTTCCATTCTCGGACTATGGAAGGTCGAACACGATAATCCGAATCCACCTTGTCGAAGCCAGATCTTCTTTCTTGGTACTCTAGCCAGTCGTTTTTGCGATACCCTACGGCGAACACCCCCTCAGACGTTGCCCGCCAATGGGATACATGGAAGTCTCTAACGATTTCTTCTTTCGCGTCCGACAGAATGTTGTGCGAGTAGCTCGCTCCTGCCTGATCGGAGTAGTACACTTTTGCTTCACCATTATGGAGCGAGAAGCTCGGCTCTTCGCCTACGCTTTCAAACGTGAAATCGCTAACAACCTCGCCCTGGCTCTTACTCACGATAATCATGCGGTTGTCTCGCGCTCCCACTCCGTAGGGGTACATCTCCGCATCGAACGTCGGATCATTCTCACCGAAAAAGCCTCCGAAGCTTCTTCCCTGAGTTGACTGATAAAAATATACGTTCTCATCGTCTACAGCAACAGGGTACAAATCACGATCAACATCGTCAGGCAATGCCACCGGACTTTCTGTGATAGTTTCACCGTTCTCTAGATTGATCACGGCTACATGCGCTGCTTCCTTTTTGTTCGTCAACCCACTCGCAGATTGAGTCCAGCGCTCGACGATGATCGCATGAACCATGTCGTCAATAATTTGAAACGCCACTTTTTTCTGGGCATCGGAGTTTCTCGAAAAATTTGGGAAATCGAAAGCCCGATAATAGGCCATACCGTTCAAAGATGTCACAGCAGCGTCATCGGCAGGTTGAAAGTACGCGTTCTCCATCGGTCGGGTGAACGCGGGGTTGTCTGCGAGTCGAATTAACCACGACCGATAGACGGGTTCAATTGACCTGCCATACATGGTCCAATTCTCGGGATCCTCCAACTCTGGATACCACTCTCCAAAAGCGGCCGTAATGGGGAAATTTGGTAAGAACTGCCCATAAGACCACTTTGGTATGAGCGATCCCCATGTAGCGAACAGGTACTCATCAGGGATGTTCTCTGCGACGTGCTCTACCGTAAATTCTCCACTGTCAACACTCGATTCCTCGGTACAGGCTACCAATGAGCTCGCTGTCAGTGTGATCGCTAGCCAGAGGCCACTGGACTTCAGTTTCTGTTTTTTATTGTTTATATACATGGTGCTTCGTGAACCCTTCTACATGAGGTTCTCTTCTTGGACTACTTGCTGGGTGAGGGCTTTTACAAAATGCCATTCCCCTTGCTTTTCCAAGAAGAGCATGAACCATGGAACTTCGTGGATGACCGATCCATCTTCGTTTACTACATTGATTCCAACCAGTGCAGCAGAGTCGATTCCGTAGTGCGTATAGATTCGATCGATCGAATCGCTTAACATCAAAGACCCTAAGTGAGCATCATCCGCATCGGTGATGCTCATCAACTCTTTCACATCAACAACACCCGCCGGTTCATACGCTTGTGGCGCATCAGCAGGGATAATGAGGGATTCCGAGTACGATTCTTGCGCATCTTCAGCGTATTCAGGTAGCGTGTGCTCCTCTATCCACTGGTGAGCTTCGTCGATATTTTCGACCGCTACAAGCTCGTCAGCCATGGTTATTGGCCGAGCTTCACCAATCCCGTCGGCACTGCACCCTCCAAGTGCCCCCATGGTTCCACCAATTGCGATGAGCAGGCCACCCCCCTTAAAATGCACTTTTTTAAAAGTTAAAAACAACCCTTCTCCCCTTTTCCGGATCCCACGATTTAGGCCGAAGCAACCGTGGTCTCCTAAAATAACCATCTCCCTCATGGGAAACTCGCCCCTAAATCTTACATGGTTTTGACATTTGAACATGCCAATTAACCACTTAAATTAGTAATGCCGAACTAGAGCAATCTAGATGTTCTGATATTCGCCTTCTCGAGCCACATCCTCAAAGTAGACACACAGCCGGGCAATTAACGCGCGCTTACGTCCACGCCCCTACTGGCAGGCCGCCACGGGAAGGTCAGACGTGATCGTCGTTAAGCTCTGGGCGAGTTCTGTCGCCATCGCTTGGGCTGTGGCGTAGGAACCGTCGGCAGGCGACGCGGTAAGCGCCACTGCGACGTCGCCGTGAGGGCCTGCGAAACGTCTGAACTGGCGCACATCGTACATCCCCGAGGGGTCCGGGCCCCACCCGCCTTTAAAACACGCGCCGGGCAACTGTCCGATACCATAGCCCTGGTCCGGAACTATCTGGCCCATCATGTCGAGCACGGGCTGCGCGTCCTGTACACGCGGCAGGTTCGCGGCGAGTCGCGCCTGCTGCGACGGCGACCACAACGTTTGACAGAACGTGGAGAAATCGGGGCGGAGCTTTAGGGTATACACACACGGTTATGGGCACGCTCGCCTCAGCCAGCACGGCTTCGACCTGCGACGGGGCGACGGTGGCCCACAGTGCCTCAGCCGCTGCTTTATCAGACGACGTGATTGCGTCCATAGCTGTAGCCGACATCGACGGATCCTGGCGCAACGCAGCGATCGCAATCGGCACCTTGATCGTGGACCACGCAGGAAACGCGACATCTTCGCCGCCGACATTCTCCGCAGTGCCATCGGAGACCGGAAGTGCAGCAGCACCACCATACTTGGCAACCACCCCATCAACAACGCCCTGCAGTTCCGCTGTCAGATAATCATCGCCGGGATAGGGTAACGGACCCGACGTGCTAGGCGGAACAGCCGTAGTTGGTGTGTGATTCACGGTGGAGGATTCGTCATTAAGCACGCTCGTTGTTTCGGGGTCGCCGATCGTGCAGGAAGAATTGAGCGTGCCGACGAGCACAAGGGCGCTGGTGGCGCTGAGGATCTGCCGACGCATCATGAAATGCGGACTACCGCGTTATTGCCGCCAGAGCACGACACGTAGTAGCCATAATCGACGCAATTCATCGAGTAGGTCTGGCCAGTGACCGGGCTGAAGGCAGAAACTGTGCCGCTGGTTGTACCAGTCCGGTCAACGTGTTCTTAAAAGGCGTTGTACACCGCTTGGGCGAACGGCTCACTGGTCGCCGACGTCGTCGCCGAGTACGAGGTGTAATCGGAGCCACGTGGCCGTTCGGGCTCCGAGGTGGCAGCGGGCCGAGTCGAGGACGCAGTGGGCTCAATGCCCCGGGGAGTCGTTCCATCTGCGGTAGTCTCTTCTGCGGTGTCGGTGACGTTCTCTGGGACCGTTGACGTGGCAGAGGTGCCATCTCGGTTGAATACGCCCATGTTCAACGCAACCAGACCCACGACTGCAATCAGAAGTACGATGATGCCGATGACTAGGTCTGTGATCAAACCCCTATTGCCGGAACTAGCGGGAGCTGCGTGTACATACGGTTCCGCAGGAGCATACATCGGCTGATACGGTTGCTGTCTTTCGCCGAATGGGTAGGGATACTGTGGAGGCTGCTGCGGAAATTGCTGCTCTGGGAATTGCTGCTGCGGCCTGTCTATACCAGGATTGGTGTCCCACTATGGACTGCGTTGTTCAACGACCTCCCCCTTTTCTTTGACTCGCACATCAAGATAGAGCTTGACTGGAGTCAGTTCAAGGGCTGGATGTCTACTGGCAACGTGCAGTGGGCAAGGTGGCCAGCTGAGCGCGGATTCCGTCCGCGGTCATGTCATTCATGGCTTTGCTATCAGCAAACGAGACAGAGCCTGGTACGGCAGTAAACGCCATCGCAACCTGGCCCTTCGGCCCAGGAACAAGCCCCATTTGGCGCACATGCCAGCGGCCGCCCTCCTCGCTCAGTGGTGCCCAGCCACCCTTGAACCTGGCTCCAGGGATGCGTCCGAGGCCCCATCGCTGATCCGGCGTGACACGACCTATCATGTCCAGGACAGGCGCAGACCCCGACGTGCAGCTGAGGTTTGCCATAAAACGTGCTTGCTCTGAGGCCGACCAAGCGGTACTCCCGTGCCACTGGGTAGGTCCAGAGCTACTCCCCGATTCTGCAATAACCTGTGCGACAGGGCCCGCACCGACACCACTCCACATGCGTGATGTTGCTGCGCTATCGGACCAGGTGATCGCGCTTTCCGCATCCGCATACCTATGTGGGCTTTGGCGCAGCGCCCCCACCGACAGTGGCACCTTAATAGTCGGTAACGCGAGGTGACGACGATCGTCCCCGGCCACAATGACGGAATGTCCA comes from Corynebacterium cystitidis and encodes:
- a CDS encoding class A beta-lactamase-related serine hydrolase produces the protein MMRRQILSATSALVLVGTLNSSCTIGDPETTSVLNDESSTVNHTPTTAVPPSTSGPLPYPGDDYLTAELQGVVDGVVAKYGGAAALPVSDGTAENVGGEDVAFPAWSTIKVPIAIAALRQDPSMSATAMDAITSSDKAAAEALWATVAPSQVEAVLAEASVPITVCVYPKAPPRFLHVLSNVVVAVAAGATRREPAACTGRAARARHDGPDSSGPGLWYRTVARRVF